The sequence below is a genomic window from Terriglobia bacterium.
CTTGAACTGCGCGACGGCGACAAGAAGCGCTTCCTGGGTAAGGGCGTCCTGAAGGCCGTGGCGAACGTCAACGACCTGATTGCACCGGCGGTCACCGGGCAGGACCCGACACTGCAGTCCCATATCGATCAGTTGATGCTTGCCATGGACGGCACGAAGAACAAATCGAAACTCGGCGCCAACGCCATGCTTGGCGTATCCATGGCAATCGCGCGGGCCGCCGCCCAGGCTCATGAGCTGCCGCTCTATCGTTATATCGGCGGCGTCAAGGCCAGCGTCCTGCCGGTCCCGATGATGAACATCGTCAACGGTGGCGCTCACGCCGACAACAACGTCGATATGCAGGAATTCATGATCATGCCGGTCGGCGCCACCAGCCTGCCGGAAGCGGTTCGGATGGGAGCCGAGGTCTTTCAGCACCTCAAGAAGATTCTTCACGACAGCGGCCACGGAACGGCCGTCGGCGATGAGGGAGGATTCGCGCCGAACCTGAAGTCCAACCAGGAAGCCATCGAACTCATCCTGAAGGCGATCGAAGCCGCGGGCTACAAACCCGGAGACCAGATCGCGCTCGCCCTCGACGCAGCATCCAGCGAGTTCTACGACAGGAACGGCAAGTACATTTTCAAAAAGTCCGATAAATCCGCCCGCACCGCCGCCGACATGGTGAAGCTCTATGCCGAATGGGTGAGCAAATATCCGATCGTCTCGATCGAAGACGGCCTCGCCGAAGACGACTGGGACGGCTGGCAGCTCCTGACCCGCGAGCTCGGAAAGAAAGTGCAGCTTGTCGGCGACGATCTCTTCGTCACGAATACCGAGCGCCTCGCCCGCGGAATGGGGATGGGCGTCGCCAACGCGATCCTGATCAAGGTGAACCAGATCGGCACCCTCACGCAGACGCTCGACGCCATCAACATGGCGCGGAAAGCGTCTTATGGAATCGTGATTTCACATCGCTCCGGCGAAAGCGAAGACACGTTCATTGCGGACCTGGCGGTCGCCACCAATGCCGGACAAATCAAAACGGGCTCGATGTCCAGGACGGATCGCGTGGCGAAATACAATCAGCTGCTTCGCATCAACGAAGAGCTCGGCGATGCGGCGGTATACGCGGGACGTGAAGCAGTGAAAATCGTCTAGTGCTTCTTTCGCTCTTCGACGATGGCCCTCAATTCCTTGGCTGCGAGGAGATCTTTTTCGCGTCCCATGGCTTCTTTCGCGGCTATCAGATCTTCGAGGGATATAACGTGGAATAATCGGCCCTCGATTTCGAAATCTTCGGCTCGTTCCCTCAACCGTCCGAAATCGCCAACGCCCAAAATGGAGGACAGTATATCGATGACGCCGACGTCAGTCTGCAAATACAGATTTTGTACCCCTCCGGCCTTAGGAAACTCTAGAAAAGAAAGCCGCTGAGGTGTCATCCGGTGCTTAGGATTCCAAGGACCCAGGATCGTCCGGAGCTTCTCCACCGTCTGATCGGAAAGCGCCATGCAAATATCCAAGTCACGCGTGACAGTGAAGAGCCATGTGTGACAGCGGCGTAGCCGCTGACGATTACAAACTCCAAACCTGAATCAACGAGTCGCTGCAGGATCTGTCTGAAGTGTTGCATCGCGAGTCATCCGCGCTTTTTCGAGTTCGAGGATCACATCCAGCGCCAGGTCGTGTTGCCGCCAGCGTTCCGCTGGAGACAGAGAGAGATTCAACTCGATCAAATTAACATCGAAGCCGGCGCAACGGGCCTCTTCAATTGCAGAACCAGTCGGCGAACTCATGACATTATTATCGCAGAGTCGCAGCCCGAATAGATTGGAAGTCGATATTGTCTCAACAGGATGTTCGGGCGTTGATTCAGCAGGAGCGGATCGAAGGGTCAGGTAAGGTCGAGCTTAAGCTGCAGT
It includes:
- a CDS encoding nucleotidyltransferase, which codes for MQTDVGVIDILSSILGVGDFGRLRERAEDFEIEGRLFHVISLEDLIAAKEAMGREKDLLAAKELRAIVEERKKH
- the eno gene encoding phosphopyruvate hydratase, with the protein product MKIEKIKAREVLDSRGNPTVEVDCVLDNGVLGRSIVPSGASTGEHEALELRDGDKKRFLGKGVLKAVANVNDLIAPAVTGQDPTLQSHIDQLMLAMDGTKNKSKLGANAMLGVSMAIARAAAQAHELPLYRYIGGVKASVLPVPMMNIVNGGAHADNNVDMQEFMIMPVGATSLPEAVRMGAEVFQHLKKILHDSGHGTAVGDEGGFAPNLKSNQEAIELILKAIEAAGYKPGDQIALALDAASSEFYDRNGKYIFKKSDKSARTAADMVKLYAEWVSKYPIVSIEDGLAEDDWDGWQLLTRELGKKVQLVGDDLFVTNTERLARGMGMGVANAILIKVNQIGTLTQTLDAINMARKASYGIVISHRSGESEDTFIADLAVATNAGQIKTGSMSRTDRVAKYNQLLRINEELGDAAVYAGREAVKIV